A single Gemmatimonadota bacterium DNA region contains:
- a CDS encoding outer membrane beta-barrel protein, with the protein MIRFRSILFGGVLVLALGGISFAQDFTPRVGVAGNISVNLPVLGLRTWFTQAPQFGVNIVYHRHARIEVEYEYHHARFDGGTLEDAEFMWAPTGTTDLQSYKSPNAKSKMRFHSFLVNGVFFFGKQLNDQKARPYFTFGSGMYHYRTTETGLIFPGQTGNSLNTSIVLESDGDVRTTVGINFGLGVAFYTSDRFALDLRGRYHIIIGQLRPMEAWGLKQVFPFHALDLGIRVKTYF; encoded by the coding sequence ATGATTCGATTCCGAAGTATTTTGTTTGGCGGAGTTCTCGTGTTGGCCCTGGGGGGAATCTCATTCGCCCAGGACTTTACCCCTCGAGTGGGCGTCGCGGGGAATATTAGCGTGAACCTGCCTGTACTGGGACTCCGAACCTGGTTTACACAGGCCCCGCAATTCGGGGTCAATATTGTGTATCATCGCCATGCGCGGATAGAGGTGGAGTACGAATACCACCACGCCCGGTTTGACGGTGGGACTCTGGAGGATGCCGAGTTTATGTGGGCGCCTACCGGTACCACAGATCTTCAGTCTTACAAAAGTCCCAACGCGAAGTCCAAAATGCGTTTTCACAGCTTCCTGGTCAACGGCGTCTTCTTTTTTGGCAAGCAACTCAACGACCAAAAGGCTCGGCCTTATTTCACATTCGGGAGCGGTATGTATCACTATCGTACTACTGAAACAGGGCTGATCTTTCCAGGACAAACGGGTAACTCGTTGAACACCAGCATTGTTCTGGAATCCGACGGGGATGTCCGAACAACTGTCGGTATCAATTTCGGTCTGGGCGTTGCTTTCTATACATCCGATCGATTCGCCCTTGATTTGCGTGGTCGATACCACATTATCATAGGTCAGTTGCGCCCCATGGAGGCGTGGGGATTGAAGCAGGTATTTCCCTTCCATGCGCTGGATCTGGGCATTCGCGTGAAGACCTACTTTTAG